The following proteins are encoded in a genomic region of Chiroxiphia lanceolata isolate bChiLan1 chromosome 18, bChiLan1.pri, whole genome shotgun sequence:
- the TRAFD1 gene encoding TRAF-type zinc finger domain-containing protein 1 isoform X1, which translates to MAIAAVPGAESRLCGNCKKDIPAVNFLIHEIHCRRNIEICPYCSDSIPKSEMKNHIESEHVQVTCKCRMKIENSLLKDHEESACPLRPVLCQFCDIPLAFNKLQEHESYCGARTEPCGDCGRNVLLRDLKEHPRVCGTEEKPRGSGTAPGFGNEEGGLRGARNRLRPEDELEQLERSEIPHSPLPEEWNAELDYALALSLQNENNPHPNTAAGIPRDFWEYDYTKEPRSAAHLSERQQSNTFSYDSPGSFSTSNHRKNTETIMLPCEFCEELCPAEELILHQTGCNPASAFASFSKRSSSPNPWDYDGLCAVGSNSWRTLPSSQPQAVQADGNIMIPCEFCGIQLEEEILFHHQHQCDLRPASPAPAAPAPERRESPEPARRRSRRQGDVSPRHTEGFGQSGLGFPARGTKLRNDMANTRNTSLSCSPGAADAPNVQGKPRKGNGSQGRPKDRGTGEAAGGTTPRARPAQHFHGETFTSSFSRASPAQPSPSTGGRSLRLQDGRIGLRRRSSKAKAQSPGAGSPEE; encoded by the exons ATGGCCATCGCCGCCGTGCCCGGGGCCGAGTCCCGGCTCTGCGGGAACTG CAAAAAGGACATTCCTGCAGTTAATTTCCTCATCCATGAAATCCACTGTCGCAGGAATATTGAAATATGTCCCTACTGCAGTGACTCCATCCCAAAGTCTGAGATGAAGAACCACATTGAGTCTGAACATGTGCAG GTGACCTGCAAGTGTAGGATGAAGATTGAAAACAGTCTCCTTAAGGATCACGAG GAGTCAGCGTGTCCCCTGCGCCCCGTGCTGTGCCAGTTCTGTGACATCCCGCTGGCCTTCAACAAGCTCCAGGAGCACGAGAGCTACTGCGGGGCCAGGACCGAGCCCTGCGGGGACTGCGGCCGGAATGTCCTGCTGAGGGACCTCAAGGAGCACCCCCGGGTCTGTGGGACAGAGGAGAAACCCCGAGGGAGTGGGACAGCACCAGGATTTGGGAATGAGGAGGGAGGTCTGCGAGGTGCGAGGAACCGACTGAGACCAG aggatgagctggagcagctggagagaagtGAAATCCCTCATTCCCCACTTCCAGAGGAGTGGAATGCTGAGTTAGACTACGCGTTGGCTCTCAGCCTGCAAAATGAGAATAATCCTCACCCTAACACTGCagctggaattcccagggacTTCTGGGAATATGACTACACCAAAGAGCCCAGGTCAGCTGCCCACCTCAGTGAGAGACAGCAGTCAAACACCTTCTCCTACGACTCTCCAGGGTCTTTTAGCACctcaaaccacagaaaaa ACACAGAGACCATCATGTTGCCCTGTGAGTTCTGTGAGGAGCTCTGCCCCGCCGAGGAGCTGATCCTTCACCAG ACGGGGTGTAACCCAGCAAGTGCCTTTGCCTCGTTCAGTAAGAGAAGCTCTTCTCCAAATCCATGGGACTACGATGGTCTGTGTGCTGTTGGCTCCAACAGCTGGAGGACTCTCCCTTCATCCCAGCCCCAAGCTGTCCAGGCAGATGGAAACATCATGATTCCATGTGAATTTTGTGGCATCCAACTGGAAGAGGAGATTCTCTTCCATCATCAG caccagtgTGACCTGCGCCCGGCCAGCCCTGCGCCCGCTGCTCCAGCCCCGGAGAGACGGGAATCGCCGGAGCCGGCGCGGCGACGGAGCCGGCGCCAAG GAGATGTTTCTCCTCGCCACACAGAAGGCTTTGGGCAGTCAGGGCTGGGCTTCCCTGCCCGAGGGACCAAGCTGAGGAATGACATGGCCAACACCAGGAACACATCGTTGTCCTgttccccaggagctgctgatgcTCCCAACGTGCAGGGCAAGCCCAGGAAGGGGAATGGCAGCCAGGGGAGACCaaaggacagagggacaggtgAAGCTGCAGGGGGGACAACACCACGAGCCAGACCTGCTCAGCACTTCCATGGAGAAACCTTCAcctccagcttctccagagcttctccagcccagcccag ccccagcactggaggaaGGAGCCTCAGGCTGCAGGACGGGCGCATCGGCCTCAGGCGCCGGAGCTccaag GCCAAAGCCCAGAGCCCAGGGGCCGGATCCCCCGAGGAATGA
- the TRAFD1 gene encoding TRAF-type zinc finger domain-containing protein 1 isoform X2: MKNHIESEHVQVTCKCRMKIENSLLKDHEESACPLRPVLCQFCDIPLAFNKLQEHESYCGARTEPCGDCGRNVLLRDLKEHPRVCGTEEKPRGSGTAPGFGNEEGGLRGARNRLRPEDELEQLERSEIPHSPLPEEWNAELDYALALSLQNENNPHPNTAAGIPRDFWEYDYTKEPRSAAHLSERQQSNTFSYDSPGSFSTSNHRKNTETIMLPCEFCEELCPAEELILHQTGCNPASAFASFSKRSSSPNPWDYDGLCAVGSNSWRTLPSSQPQAVQADGNIMIPCEFCGIQLEEEILFHHQHQCDLRPASPAPAAPAPERRESPEPARRRSRRQGDVSPRHTEGFGQSGLGFPARGTKLRNDMANTRNTSLSCSPGAADAPNVQGKPRKGNGSQGRPKDRGTGEAAGGTTPRARPAQHFHGETFTSSFSRASPAQPSPSTGGRSLRLQDGRIGLRRRSSKAKAQSPGAGSPEE; the protein is encoded by the exons ATGAAGAACCACATTGAGTCTGAACATGTGCAG GTGACCTGCAAGTGTAGGATGAAGATTGAAAACAGTCTCCTTAAGGATCACGAG GAGTCAGCGTGTCCCCTGCGCCCCGTGCTGTGCCAGTTCTGTGACATCCCGCTGGCCTTCAACAAGCTCCAGGAGCACGAGAGCTACTGCGGGGCCAGGACCGAGCCCTGCGGGGACTGCGGCCGGAATGTCCTGCTGAGGGACCTCAAGGAGCACCCCCGGGTCTGTGGGACAGAGGAGAAACCCCGAGGGAGTGGGACAGCACCAGGATTTGGGAATGAGGAGGGAGGTCTGCGAGGTGCGAGGAACCGACTGAGACCAG aggatgagctggagcagctggagagaagtGAAATCCCTCATTCCCCACTTCCAGAGGAGTGGAATGCTGAGTTAGACTACGCGTTGGCTCTCAGCCTGCAAAATGAGAATAATCCTCACCCTAACACTGCagctggaattcccagggacTTCTGGGAATATGACTACACCAAAGAGCCCAGGTCAGCTGCCCACCTCAGTGAGAGACAGCAGTCAAACACCTTCTCCTACGACTCTCCAGGGTCTTTTAGCACctcaaaccacagaaaaa ACACAGAGACCATCATGTTGCCCTGTGAGTTCTGTGAGGAGCTCTGCCCCGCCGAGGAGCTGATCCTTCACCAG ACGGGGTGTAACCCAGCAAGTGCCTTTGCCTCGTTCAGTAAGAGAAGCTCTTCTCCAAATCCATGGGACTACGATGGTCTGTGTGCTGTTGGCTCCAACAGCTGGAGGACTCTCCCTTCATCCCAGCCCCAAGCTGTCCAGGCAGATGGAAACATCATGATTCCATGTGAATTTTGTGGCATCCAACTGGAAGAGGAGATTCTCTTCCATCATCAG caccagtgTGACCTGCGCCCGGCCAGCCCTGCGCCCGCTGCTCCAGCCCCGGAGAGACGGGAATCGCCGGAGCCGGCGCGGCGACGGAGCCGGCGCCAAG GAGATGTTTCTCCTCGCCACACAGAAGGCTTTGGGCAGTCAGGGCTGGGCTTCCCTGCCCGAGGGACCAAGCTGAGGAATGACATGGCCAACACCAGGAACACATCGTTGTCCTgttccccaggagctgctgatgcTCCCAACGTGCAGGGCAAGCCCAGGAAGGGGAATGGCAGCCAGGGGAGACCaaaggacagagggacaggtgAAGCTGCAGGGGGGACAACACCACGAGCCAGACCTGCTCAGCACTTCCATGGAGAAACCTTCAcctccagcttctccagagcttctccagcccagcccag ccccagcactggaggaaGGAGCCTCAGGCTGCAGGACGGGCGCATCGGCCTCAGGCGCCGGAGCTccaag GCCAAAGCCCAGAGCCCAGGGGCCGGATCCCCCGAGGAATGA